A stretch of DNA from Candidatus Chlorohelix allophototropha:
TTTTCGGTAGCTTTTCGCATCGGTTCAAAGTCATAAGTATAACCGCCCTTAATCGGTTCACATAGCAACAAGCGAAAATCATGTTCCTGGAGAGCCCGCGCAAAGCTTTCTACCTCATCCCAGGGAAACATATCGCCCATAAAAGAGACTACCCTCTCATGATAGCGATGCTCACAGCGGAGTTCATCGCCTACATGTCTCATTACTACTGCCCCTACCTCGGATAACCGTATCGGTACCGGATACCCTTCCCGGCTTTGCAACCAGGCTACCGTCCGGCCTACATCTTTACCATCAACAAAGCGAACTGGTCGTTCTGCCCATTCTCCTTGAATGTCCCCCCTGGCTGGATTATGAGGTTTCCACTTATCGCTGGAAACTTCATAATCCAGATCCGGTGGGTTTTCTTCATCGTTTTCGCTCAAAGCCTGACCCTCGGTCAAAAGCATTGGTTGAGCCATATAGTCGCGTATCCGGTGAGCTCCATTTGAACGTAAGAAATCTAATCCCATACTCTTACCTATCAGTGTGAATTGAATATTTTTAGTTCCACTGGACGGTTGTAGGTGGAAGATATCCCAACTTGCGTAACCGCCACTGCATAGCAGATAAACTGACCAATAAATCGGCAGCTAATCGTCGTACCAGATAACGTCCTTGAAAACGACCCGAATAATTTTGAAACAATTCGCGGATTAATGCCTCCGGCATCAAAATCTCTGCCGCAAATTCATTGGCTTCGTGCTCCATCTGCTCATAGGTTGGAAGTTTGGCCGAAATCCCAGAAGTTACAGTCGGTAGTGCAATCCCTTCCTGAAATTCTGTTCCCGGTTCAGCTTCCTCACTTGTAATTGGCAAACCGTCGATCAATTCTGGCAATTCCTCTTCCCCGGTCTCTTTTGCGGCTTCCAGGAGAGGGATAAAATGTAAAAGGTAGTGACCTAGCTCATGAGCAGCAGAAAAGCGCCGACGGGTTAAGCGATCTCCCTGCTCCACAAAAATAGCCCCACAGCTTGCATTTGCATACATAAACCCGGCCAACTTTTCATCGTTTACCTCAGTTAAGGGGTTAAGGAGACCCCCCTGTTGTAATAATATCTCGCTGGCGGAACGACTGGTTAATTTGGGGACCTCATGCCATATCAGGCTAAGACTACCAGTTAAACCACCAAGTGAAGTGATTGGTCTGGTACTCGTGGGGAAATTTATCCCTGCCCCCTTATATAAATTGGCAATAACCTGCCTAATACTGGCAGTATCAAGATTGGTTTCTAACATCAAGAATGTTCCTCTCCTTGCAGCTTTTTATTACGTGCTCTAGCCTGACGGCGAGCGGCAGCTAGTTGAGCCATCCCTTTCTCTCGACCCATTGAAAGAAAAACTGCTTTTTCCCGAAACAATTTGAGTAAGCGGTCACTGGCTGTAAAGCCTGCTTGTCTGAAAAGGAATTTGATTGCCGCTTGACTAAGTGTAGCCGGCAGGGGTAGGGAACTGGCTTCCTGGCTCACTTGTGAAAGCAGTTGGTTAATTTCGAGGCGTAATGGTCCTCCGGTAGCGGCTTCTGCCTGCAATCGCGCTACAACATTGCCTAGAGTGAGTGGTGGTAGTTCACCTGGCTCTTCTGTTTGCTGGATATGTTGAAGGGCTAAATCTCTGACGAGTTTATCTTCGGCTGCCTTAATCTCTTCTACGACTTCGGCATAGAAATATTCAGTAATTTCATTCATCTTTTGTTTGAGAACCGGGTCATTCTGAGCTTGTGAAAGCAAAACCAGAACTGTTTCATCATCCCCTTGTTCCAGGGCAGTGGTGTAGCGATATAGTATCTTCTCACGCTCGATCTGAGCTTTCTTATTATCTATATTGAAGCTATCACTCATATTATTGACTCCACCCCTGTTCAATCATGGCATTTCGCACTCGGTTCAGGGCTCGAGATAAACGTACTCTTGCCGCACCTCCCCCAATGCCTAATGCGCTGGCCATTTCGGCTCCATCCAACTGCTTGATTAAATACAGTCGTAAAATTTCTTGATCTGGTTGAGAAAGTGTGCGTAAAACCTTTTCAAAAATAGGCTGGAAGGAGAGTTGTATAACTGAAGCCTCCGCAAAATCTTCAATTGCCATAGCGGTGAATTGATCAAAAAAGTCACCCTCTGCTTGATACGCTGACTTAGCAGCTAAAGTTGTTACACTTACTTCTCGTTTATTCAGTTTTACTATTTTTTCAAAGCGTTGTCTCACGACATTTCGGGCTATTCCGTAAAGCCACTGTTCAACGTGCTGTGAGGTATCAAAATCGGGGGCTTTAGAAAGAGCAATACTGGTTACCTCACTCAATATTTCACCGGCAATACCTTTTGTATCATGACCCGACCCCAGCCTATTCCAAACGAGTACACATAGCGTTTTTTCAAATTTCTGGCTATGTTCTTCCAAATACTGACTAATAAGGATTTTATTATGGGAGGTGGAATCATATATCTCAATCTGTGAAACTATCCCACCTCCCGGCAGGTTATCTTCATTTTTCACGCTTGAACTTTAACCTCCTTATCTATCTTACCGCTGAGAATATATTCCAATTGAAGACCGATTTGTTACAGGTTATAACCAGGAAATTTAAAACTCCTTTATGCTACGAATCGGTAACGAGGCAGTTTCTTAATCTCACGCAACCCTTTGCAATGCCGATAGGCAGTAATAATATATTTATCTTGAGGGTCTACTAGCACTACCAGGCCAATTATTCGTTTAATCCAGGGTTGGGTGCAATCAGCAGTAGGTATATCTTTTTCAGCCAGGAAATGGAAGTAAAGACCGTTTCGCCTCAAAAGCTGACCATATTTAATTGCGTAATAAATTTCTTCTTGGCTTAAATTTCGCTGCTGCATCCGTTCCCAGGCATGTCGGGATAAACGGTATCCTATTTCCATTAGTTCAACTTGTTTAGCAAATGCAATTCGTGATTTTTTCCTTTTCATAAATACTGCCTCCTCTTAATAACTTTTTATGTGCTTCTCGAAATGTTATTCCAAGAAGAGCAGAAAATGTTACATGATCGGAAGTACCATTTTTATAATTAGAAATATTCAGTTATTGCTAATATTTAACCTAAGTTTATCCCTTCAAGATTACAAAGTAGATTACAATAAATTTTAATTCGCAATGAAATATTTGAAGTATTACGGGGGTTGTAATTCTTATTCTACATAGTCATAGGAAGACTTTTTAGACCTGAGCGTTAACATCTAAATTTCTTAAATTGATTTTGAGGCTAAAAACCCATCAAAATCTTTAGTTCTTTATACTCAGATCTATAAACCGGATCCCTGTAACTACCACCGAGCCTGTAACTGTTCACGGAGGTTAAAAATTCGTATAGTTTGATTTACAGCTATATAATATGTTGTATAACTCATGAAAAAATTTGATTTGTGGTAACCTAACCAAATCAATCTGTTGTGGTTAGCTTGTGGCTAAGACCAGAAGAAAAATACCACCCGTGAACGGTTACCCGAACCTATCAAAAATGTAGAAATGTAGAACCATATCTAACTAACTATTATCATAAGTTATTTTATGGAGCTCTTTAAGGATTTGGCAACGAATATATCAAAGATCAGTGGCATCTAAATTAATTCCGATTAGAACTTTGATAAATTTAATCTGAGGTATATACGGAGTATATAGCCATAGCTTTTGAACCCTATTGTGTGAATCTTCGCAATAATTACATTATTCCTATCCCAATTATTTCCACTCCCAAACTAGGGTATTTTTATGTGGCTTACTGAGCAGAATTCTCGGGAAGCGCTTCATTTATTCTAGCTATATATGCAGCAGCTTCAGAAAAACCTAGCTGGTTAGCCTTTTCCAGAAAAGGGAGAGAATCGTGCAGCATTCCATATTTTAAGTATATCCGTCCAATGCTGAAGTAGGCTATACCATCAGCCGGATTAAAGTGAATTGCCTGAAAATAATCTGATAGAGCCTCATTGTCTCTATTAAGTTTCCAAAAGGTATTCCCCCGGTTAGAATAGGCCTTGGCATACTCCGAATTCATTTCTAGAGCTCGATTGAAATCCATCAAGGCTGATTCATAATCTCCTAATTCGGAGAATATACATCCGCGTATATTGTGGGTATAAAGTAAATCAGGTTCCAGTTCCAGTGCTCGATTGGCATCCCTTAAAGCTTCATTAAACATTTGTAGATCAGAATAATAACAACTTCTATTATGGAAAGCGCTACTGTTATCGGGCTTCATACTAATCAGTGTGTCTAAAACTTCGACGGCTTTCTTTTTATTACCTAGTACATAATAAGCACCGCTAAGTTCAAGATATGCATCGGCATGGTCTGGTTTGAGCTCAATCGCTGTATTTAAATCCGCT
This window harbors:
- a CDS encoding ImmA/IrrE family metallo-endopeptidase, which translates into the protein MLETNLDTASIRQVIANLYKGAGINFPTSTRPITSLGGLTGSLSLIWHEVPKLTSRSASEILLQQGGLLNPLTEVNDEKLAGFMYANASCGAIFVEQGDRLTRRRFSAAHELGHYLLHFIPLLEAAKETGEEELPELIDGLPITSEEAEPGTEFQEGIALPTVTSGISAKLPTYEQMEHEANEFAAEILMPEALIRELFQNYSGRFQGRYLVRRLAADLLVSLSAMQWRLRKLGYLPPTTVQWN
- a CDS encoding RNA polymerase sigma factor, which encodes MKNEDNLPGGGIVSQIEIYDSTSHNKILISQYLEEHSQKFEKTLCVLVWNRLGSGHDTKGIAGEILSEVTSIALSKAPDFDTSQHVEQWLYGIARNVVRQRFEKIVKLNKREVSVTTLAAKSAYQAEGDFFDQFTAMAIEDFAEASVIQLSFQPIFEKVLRTLSQPDQEILRLYLIKQLDGAEMASALGIGGGAARVRLSRALNRVRNAMIEQGWSQ
- a CDS encoding DUF4258 domain-containing protein, with translation MKRKKSRIAFAKQVELMEIGYRLSRHAWERMQQRNLSQEEIYYAIKYGQLLRRNGLYFHFLAEKDIPTADCTQPWIKRIIGLVVLVDPQDKYIITAYRHCKGLREIKKLPRYRFVA